In the genome of Limimonas halophila, the window GGGCGTTACCATGCTCCGGGCTCCGCGTAGGTGAGCGCGTTCAGGAAGCGCTCGGCATGCTCGCGCAGGGCCGCCACCTTGTCAGGCCCCATGCGGTCGAGCGTCTTCACGGGAAAGGCCATGCGCGGGTTGCCGCGCAGCCTGGCCTGGTTGCGGTCGATGAAGTGCCAGTAGAGCGCGTTGAAGGGGCACGCGTCGTCCGTCAGCTGCTTCTTCGGGTCGTAGCGGCAGTGGCGGCAGTAATCCGACATGCGGTCGATGTACTTGCCGCTGGCCGCGTAGGGCTTAGTCGCCAGGAAGCCGCCGTCGGCGAAGAGCGTCATGCCCTGCACGTTCGGCAGCTCCACCCATTCGTAGGCGTCGGCGTAGACCACGAGGTACCATTCGTTTACCAGCGCGGGCTCGACACCGGCCAGCAGCGCGAAATTGCCCATCACCATCAGGCGCTGGATATGGTGCGCATAGGCTTCGCGCTGGGTCTGCCCGATGGCGTCGCGCAGGCACACCATGTCCGTCTCGCCCGTCCAGTAGAACTCGGGCAGCCGCCGGTGCGCGTCCAGCGCGTTGGTCTCGGCGTAGGCGGGCATGCGCCACCAGTAGATGCCGCGCACGAACTCGCGCCAGCCGAGGATCTGGCGGATGAAGCCCTCGACGGCGTTGAGCGGCGCGTGGCCCGATTCCCAGGCCGCCTGTGCGCGCCGGCAGACGTGGCGCGGATCGAGCAGCCCGGCGTTCATGTAGACCGCCAGCCGCGAATGGAACAGCAGCGGGTCGCCGTGGCGCATGGCGTCCTGATAGGTGCCGAAGCCCGGCAACGCGTGCTGGATGAAGTGCTCCAGCGCGGCTTCCGCGTCGCCCGCCGTGACGGCGAAGT includes:
- a CDS encoding cryptochrome/photolyase family protein; translated protein: MTGALRFVLGDQLSHAVASLRDLDPARDRVLMAEVLGEATYVRHHPKKIAFVFSAMRHFAAELAANGVTVIYVRLDDPGNTGSLSGELARAVAADPPERVVVTEPGEWRLWDAMRGWEAELGVPVEVRDDDRFFTTPRSFRAWAEGRKSVRMASFYQQMRKRTGFLMDAAGAPEGGKYSFDPDNREPIPGEVASPPRHTVEPDAVTREVLDLVAARFGHHFGTLDGFDFAVTAGDAEAALEHFIQHALPGFGTYQDAMRHGDPLLFHSRLAVYMNAGLLDPRHVCRRAQAAWESGHAPLNAVEGFIRQILGWREFVRGIYWWRMPAYAETNALDAHRRLPEFYWTGETDMVCLRDAIGQTQREAYAHHIQRLMVMGNFALLAGVEPALVNEWYLVVYADAYEWVELPNVQGMTLFADGGFLATKPYAASGKYIDRMSDYCRHCRYDPKKQLTDDACPFNALYWHFIDRNQARLRGNPRMAFPVKTLDRMGPDKVAALREHAERFLNALTYAEPGAW